The following coding sequences lie in one Flavobacterium sediminis genomic window:
- a CDS encoding ABC transporter ATP-binding protein, giving the protein MEQDTIIQVENLTKQFGDFTAVKGISFEVKKGEIFGFLGANGAGKTTAMKMLIGISRPTSGTAVVAGFNVAKDANEVKKNIGYMSQRFSLYDDLTIKENIRFFGGIYGLKPKLIQEKTVELIKRLDMENVADERVGQLPLGWKQKLAFSVALLHEPKIVFLDEPTGGVDPITRRQFWEMIDEEAHNGTTIFVTTHYMDEAEYCTRVSIMVDGKIEALDTPKKLKEQFKVSGMNEVFLKLARNVE; this is encoded by the coding sequence ATGGAACAAGATACTATCATTCAGGTCGAAAATCTAACCAAGCAATTCGGTGATTTTACAGCTGTGAAAGGAATCTCTTTTGAAGTGAAAAAAGGAGAGATATTCGGTTTCTTAGGTGCTAACGGAGCCGGAAAAACTACAGCCATGAAAATGTTGATCGGAATTTCAAGACCAACTTCCGGGACTGCGGTCGTAGCAGGATTTAATGTAGCTAAGGATGCTAATGAAGTAAAGAAAAATATTGGCTACATGAGCCAGCGATTTTCGCTGTATGACGATCTGACTATTAAAGAAAATATTCGTTTTTTCGGTGGGATATACGGCTTAAAACCAAAACTCATTCAGGAGAAAACAGTTGAACTGATTAAAAGACTGGATATGGAAAACGTGGCAGACGAAAGAGTAGGGCAATTGCCTTTGGGATGGAAACAAAAACTGGCTTTCTCAGTGGCTTTGTTACACGAACCTAAAATTGTTTTTCTGGACGAACCCACCGGGGGAGTAGATCCTATAACCCGCAGACAATTTTGGGAAATGATTGACGAAGAAGCCCATAACGGAACCACTATTTTTGTAACGACACACTACATGGACGAAGCTGAATATTGCACCAGAGTGTCTATTATGGTGGACGGAAAAATTGAAGCTTTGGACACTCCGAAAAAGCTCAAAGAGCAGTTTAAAGTTTCCGGAATGAACGAGGTTTTTTTAAAATTGGCTCGAAATGTCGAATAA
- a CDS encoding ABC transporter permease: MRLLLYIIQKEFKQIFRNKGMLPLLIVMPVMQLLILSNAASFDIKNIKIAIVDHDHSKMSRELQSKFSASPYFNVTSEMQTAKQADIAMQEGTIDVILEFPYQFEQNLMKDNLVHIPVRINAIDGATAGVENVYITEVIRSFSQNILMSTFHQSGNQYTLLSVEPIPSFWYNKTLNYKTYMVPGILVLLVTMLTLFLSAMNIVREKEIGTLEQINVTPIKKYQFIIGKLFPFWVIGLVVLTIGLLIAKLVFNVPIVGNIALVYLFTALYLFLVLGLGLFISNNAQTQQQAMFVAWFFMVIFILMSGLFTPIDSMPVWAQKLTLLNPIRYFVEMIRMVMLKGAGLKEIQLHLVVIVSYAFVVNVLSVLSYKKVN, from the coding sequence ATGCGACTGTTATTATATATCATACAGAAAGAATTTAAACAGATCTTTAGAAATAAAGGAATGTTACCTTTACTTATCGTAATGCCGGTTATGCAATTGCTTATTTTGTCGAATGCAGCTAGTTTTGACATTAAGAATATTAAGATCGCTATTGTAGATCATGACCATTCAAAAATGTCGAGAGAGTTACAGTCAAAGTTCAGTGCTTCTCCTTATTTCAACGTAACCTCAGAAATGCAGACAGCCAAACAAGCTGATATTGCAATGCAGGAAGGAACTATAGATGTGATCTTAGAATTTCCGTATCAGTTTGAGCAAAATTTAATGAAAGATAATCTGGTACATATACCGGTACGGATCAATGCAATTGACGGAGCTACTGCCGGAGTGGAGAATGTGTATATAACAGAAGTGATCCGCAGTTTTAGTCAAAATATTTTAATGAGTACATTTCATCAGTCAGGGAACCAGTACACATTGCTAAGCGTTGAGCCCATACCTTCTTTTTGGTACAACAAAACACTGAATTACAAAACATATATGGTTCCGGGTATCTTGGTATTACTTGTTACAATGCTTACTTTGTTCTTGTCTGCCATGAACATTGTAAGAGAAAAGGAAATAGGAACATTAGAACAGATCAATGTTACTCCCATTAAAAAATACCAATTCATTATAGGTAAACTTTTTCCGTTCTGGGTAATCGGGTTAGTTGTACTTACTATAGGCTTGCTAATTGCTAAATTGGTCTTCAATGTTCCTATTGTTGGGAATATTGCTTTAGTATATTTGTTTACGGCATTATATTTGTTCTTGGTTTTGGGATTGGGATTGTTTATTTCTAACAATGCTCAGACACAACAACAAGCCATGTTTGTTGCTTGGTTCTTTATGGTGATTTTTATTTTAATGAGCGGTTTATTTACACCGATAGACAGCATGCCGGTTTGGGCGCAAAAACTAACCCTGTTAAATCCGATACGCTATTTTGTTGAAATGATCCGAATGGTCATGCTCAAAGGAGCAGGATTAAAAGAAATACAATTGCATTTAGTCGTTATTGTATCGTATGCTTTTGTGGTGAATGTTTTGTCAGTTTTGAGTTATAAAAAGGTAAATTAA
- a CDS encoding DUF2202 domain-containing protein: MNNVIKIIAVTFLFGIQMIAAQESSAIDYRYLWEEEKLAHDIYDALGEKWDLRIFHNIKQSESRHMESVEVIVQTKQIAFELFSERGKFHNQTLQKLYDRLLAQGLQSPKEAIEVGRIIEETDIADLELLLKAEIPAYEKQILESLLFASKNHLAAFKRNANRF, encoded by the coding sequence ATGAACAATGTAATTAAAATAATAGCAGTGACCTTTTTATTTGGAATCCAAATGATAGCAGCACAGGAATCTTCTGCCATAGATTACCGTTACCTGTGGGAGGAAGAAAAATTAGCCCATGATATTTACGATGCTTTGGGTGAGAAATGGGATTTACGGATTTTTCATAATATCAAGCAAAGTGAAAGCCGTCACATGGAAAGTGTAGAAGTGATAGTTCAGACAAAACAAATAGCATTTGAATTATTTTCTGAAAGAGGAAAATTCCATAATCAAACTTTGCAAAAGTTGTACGATAGACTTTTAGCACAAGGATTGCAATCACCTAAAGAAGCTATTGAAGTAGGACGAATTATTGAAGAAACAGATATAGCTGACCTCGAACTTCTTTTAAAAGCAGAAATCCCTGCGTATGAAAAGCAGATTTTAGAATCACTCCTTTTTGCCTCAAAAAATCATCTGGCTGCTTTTAAGAGAAACGCTAACCGATTCTGA
- a CDS encoding DUF2202 domain-containing protein codes for MRTTLLKTGFILLVLVLSGCSDNDDNNNYEPLTVTEQNSLLFMLEEEKLARDTYRYLDDLWSLTEFENIKQSEQSHMDAIAQQLDRYNISYTILPEGQFNNQNLQDLYDQFVIDGQANQVAALTIGATIEDLDIVDLQEESLLINNSAVLNVYESLQCGSRNHLRSFVSALDNLGETYTPQYLTQEEYNTIITSPHEQCN; via the coding sequence ATGAGAACCACTCTATTAAAAACAGGATTTATTTTGTTAGTACTCGTTCTATCCGGCTGTAGTGATAACGATGATAACAACAATTATGAGCCATTGACAGTTACTGAACAAAATAGTTTGCTTTTTATGCTGGAAGAAGAAAAATTAGCTCGTGATACTTATCGGTATTTAGATGACCTTTGGAGTTTAACTGAATTTGAAAATATTAAACAAAGTGAGCAAAGTCACATGGATGCTATTGCACAGCAATTAGATCGTTATAATATTTCTTATACAATCTTACCGGAAGGACAATTCAATAACCAGAACTTACAAGATTTGTATGATCAATTTGTAATAGACGGACAAGCTAATCAAGTGGCAGCTTTAACAATAGGAGCAACTATTGAAGATCTGGATATAGTTGATCTGCAAGAAGAATCTTTACTTATAAACAATTCTGCCGTACTGAATGTTTACGAAAGTTTACAATGCGGTTCCCGCAATCATTTAAGAAGTTTTGTTTCTGCTCTGGATAATCTGGGGGAAACATATACTCCTCAATATTTAACACAGGAAGAATATAATACTATAATCACGTCACCTCATGAACAATGTAATTAA
- a CDS encoding ABC transporter ATP-binding protein, producing the protein MSIVVQNISKKFKNVQALQDVSFEVKSGELFGLIGPDGAGKTTLFRILTTLLVPQNGQASVVGFDVEKKYKTIRNRVGYMPGRFSLYQDLTVEENLTFFATIFGTTIEENYDLIKDIYVQIEPFKDRRAKDLSGGMKQKLALCCALIHAPEVLFLDEPTTGVDPVSRKEFWEMLKRLKKQNITILVSTPYMDEASLCDRIAFIRNGKIFKIDTPENIVQTFEPIIYEVIAENMYLLLQDLKQFPETKSVFSFGESIHYINNDPRFKTEDLQQYLDQKGHYNFSIRRIKASIEDVFINSDEE; encoded by the coding sequence ATGAGCATTGTCGTTCAAAATATTTCTAAAAAATTTAAAAATGTTCAGGCACTTCAGGATGTTTCTTTTGAGGTGAAAAGTGGTGAGCTATTTGGTCTTATCGGTCCTGACGGAGCCGGAAAAACAACGCTTTTTAGAATTTTAACCACTCTTTTAGTGCCGCAGAACGGACAAGCTTCTGTTGTTGGTTTTGATGTGGAAAAAAAATACAAAACCATTCGTAACCGTGTAGGGTATATGCCCGGAAGATTTTCCTTGTATCAGGATTTGACTGTAGAGGAGAATTTAACCTTTTTTGCTACGATTTTCGGAACGACCATAGAAGAAAACTACGATTTAATTAAAGATATTTATGTTCAGATAGAACCTTTTAAAGACAGAAGAGCCAAAGATTTATCTGGTGGAATGAAGCAAAAACTGGCGTTGTGCTGTGCTTTGATTCATGCACCTGAAGTACTGTTTTTAGATGAACCGACAACCGGTGTGGATCCGGTATCGAGAAAAGAGTTCTGGGAAATGCTCAAACGATTAAAAAAGCAAAACATTACTATTTTAGTCTCTACCCCCTATATGGACGAAGCGTCACTTTGTGATAGAATAGCTTTTATCCGAAACGGAAAGATTTTCAAAATAGATACACCGGAAAATATTGTGCAAACTTTTGAACCGATCATCTACGAAGTAATCGCTGAGAATATGTATTTATTGCTTCAGGATCTGAAACAGTTTCCGGAAACTAAAAGTGTGTTTTCTTTCGGAGAGAGTATTCATTATATCAATAATGACCCTCGGTTTAAAACAGAAGATTTACAGCAGTATCTGGATCAAAAAGGACATTATAATTTCAGTATACGCCGGATTAAAGCAAGTATAGAAGATGTGTTCATAAATTCAGATGAAGAATAA
- a CDS encoding ABC transporter permease translates to MKRFLGFVKKEFYHIFRDKRSMFILFGMPVIQIMLFGFAITNEINNVNIAILDKSNDVETKQLISKIDASRYFNIEQKLQSDTEIESVFKRGKIKLVLVFEKDFGQKLANQDQPEIQIISDATDPNVANTATNYANAIIQNYVREESDGQTKPSGIVLDSRFLYNPDMRSVYTFVPGVMTVILMLVSAMMTSISIAREKEIGTMEVLLVSPLHPFQVILGKVFPYVFLSVINAIVIVSLGVFVFGMPVKGSLLLLAAESILFIVTALSLGILISTIAQSQQTAMLISMMGLMLPVIILSGFIFPIASMPLPMQIMSNIIPAKWFIIIIKAIMLKGASFAIIWKETLILFGMTSFFILLSVKKYKIRLE, encoded by the coding sequence ATGAAACGTTTTTTAGGCTTTGTTAAAAAAGAATTTTATCATATATTCAGAGATAAACGCTCCATGTTTATTTTGTTCGGGATGCCGGTTATTCAGATTATGTTATTTGGCTTTGCTATTACGAACGAAATTAATAATGTGAATATCGCTATCTTAGATAAATCCAATGATGTTGAAACAAAACAATTGATCTCAAAAATTGATGCTTCACGTTATTTCAATATCGAACAAAAATTACAATCCGATACAGAAATAGAATCGGTGTTCAAAAGAGGTAAAATAAAGTTAGTATTAGTATTTGAAAAAGATTTCGGGCAAAAATTAGCCAATCAGGACCAGCCGGAAATACAGATCATCTCTGATGCTACTGACCCTAATGTAGCTAATACAGCCACAAACTATGCTAATGCCATCATTCAAAATTATGTTAGGGAAGAAAGTGATGGGCAAACAAAACCTTCCGGTATTGTGTTAGATTCCCGATTTCTGTACAATCCGGATATGCGAAGTGTGTATACTTTCGTTCCGGGAGTAATGACTGTGATCTTAATGTTAGTTTCTGCTATGATGACTTCCATCTCCATCGCTCGTGAAAAAGAGATCGGCACAATGGAAGTATTGTTGGTTTCTCCCTTGCATCCGTTTCAGGTGATCTTGGGAAAGGTATTTCCGTATGTGTTTTTATCTGTGATTAACGCTATAGTCATTGTTTCGCTTGGTGTTTTTGTTTTTGGAATGCCTGTCAAAGGAAGCTTATTGCTTTTAGCAGCAGAAAGTATTTTGTTTATTGTAACCGCATTGTCTTTAGGTATTTTGATCTCGACTATTGCACAATCTCAACAAACAGCTATGCTGATTTCTATGATGGGATTAATGTTACCGGTTATTATCTTGTCCGGATTTATTTTTCCTATAGCCAGTATGCCGTTGCCCATGCAAATTATGAGTAACATTATTCCGGCTAAGTGGTTCATCATAATTATAAAAGCAATTATGTTAAAAGGAGCTTCGTTCGCTATAATTTGGAAAGAAACGTTGATCCTGTTCGGAATGACATCGTTCTTTATTTTGTTAAGTGTAAAGAAATATAAAATCAGATTAGAATAA